The Vicia villosa cultivar HV-30 ecotype Madison, WI linkage group LG1, Vvil1.0, whole genome shotgun sequence genome includes a region encoding these proteins:
- the LOC131639238 gene encoding cysteine proteinase mucunain-like: MASMTILPFFLFLSFITFSLALDIPIPTGRSNDEVMTMYEEWLVKHQKVYNGLGEKDQRFQVFKDNLKFIDEHNAQNYTYIVGLNKFADITNEEYRDMYLGTRSDAKRRVMKNKITGHRYAYNSGDRLPVHVDWRLKGAVTHIKDQGMCGSCWAFSTITTVEAINKIVTGKLVSLSEQELVDCDRAFNEGCNGGLMDYAFEFIIGNGGIDSDQNYPYKGFEGRCDPTRKKSKIVSIDGYEDVPSNNENALKKAVAHQPISVAIEASGRALQLYQSGVFTGNCGTSLDHAVVAVGYGSENGVDYWLVRNSWGTNWGEDGYFKMERNVKRTYTGKCGIAIEPSYPVKYGQNSAVTNSDNEKNEVLVSSA, encoded by the exons ATGGCATCAATGACCATACTacccttctttctcttcctttccTTTATCACTTTCTCGTTAGCATTAGACATACCAATACCAACTGGTCGTAGTAACGATGAAGTTATGACCATGTACGAGGAGTGGTTGGTAAAACACCAAAAAGTGTATAACGGGTTAGGAGAAAAAGACCAAAGATTTCAAGTTTTTAAGGATAATTTAAAATTCATTGATGAACACAATGCTCAAAATTACACTTATATTGTTGGGTTGAACAAGTTTGCAGATATAACTAATGAGGAATATCGTGACATGTATTTGGGCACGAGGAGTGATGCTAAACGCAGGGTTATGAAAAATAAGATCACCGGTCACCGGTACGCTTATAACTCCGGTGACCGGTTGCCGGTGCATGTTGATTGGAGGTTGAAAGGTGCTGTTACTCACATCAAAGATCAAGGAATGTGTG GAAGTTGTTGGGCATTTTCAACCATAACCACGGTGGAAGCTATAAACAAGATAGTCACAGGGAAGCTTGTGTCTTTGTCAGAACAAGAGCTTGTAGATTGTGACAGGGCTTTCAATGAAGGATGCAATGGTGGTCTCATGGACTATGCATTTGAATTCATAATTGGAAATGGTGGGATAGATTCAGATCAAAACTATCCATACAAGGGATTTGAGGGGAGATGTGATCCAACAAGA AAAAAATCCAAGATAGTGAGCATTGATGGATATGAGGATGTTCCATCAAATAATGAAAATGCATTAAAGAAAGCTGTGGCTCATCAACCTATTAGCGTTGCTATTGAGGCTTCTGGAAGGGCTTTGCAGCTCTACCAATCT GGTGTATTTACTGGTAACTGTGGGACAAGCTTAGATCATGCTGTGGTGGCTGTTGGATATGGTTCTGAAAATGGTGTTGATTATTGGTTGGTGAGGAACTCATGGGGGACTAACTGGGGTGAAGATGGTTACTTCAAGATGGAACGTAATGTGAAAAGAACTTATACCGGAAAGTGTGGAATCGCAATAGAACCCTCATACCCTGTGAAGTATGGTCAAAACTCTGCAGTCACTAATTCAGATAATGAAAAAAATGAAGTGCTTGTTAGCAGTGCTTGA
- the LOC131639244 gene encoding cysteine proteinase mucunain-like has protein sequence MASILHSLILFSLITLSLALDLSSGRSNEDVMTLYEKWLVKHHKVYNGLGEKEQRFQIFKDNLKFIDEHNAQNHSYRVGLNEFADITNEEYRMNFCTRTSSIKNKIISSERYAYKIDDSEILPASVDWRWAFGPIKKQGSCGACWAYSVVAAMEAINKIVTGKFVNLSVQELVDCDRKFNKGCKGGFMGHAFEFIIENGGLDSEEDYPNQEREGKCDQAKKNTKVVSIDGYENVTRYNENALKKAMAHQPVTVAFEASGRALQLYQSGVFSGNCGTSLDHGVVVVGYGSENGIDYWLVRNSWGTNWGENGYFKIERNYRYNRGGKCGIAMFPAYPVKHAQNSAITKLADEKIQVLVTSV, from the exons ATGGCATCGATACTACACTCTTTGATCTTATTTTCTTTGATCACTTTGTCATTAGCATTGGACCTGTCAAGTGGACGTAGTAACGAGGACGTTATGACCTTGTACGAGAAATGGTTGGTAAAACACCATAAAGTGTACAACGGATTAGGAGAGAAAGAACAAAGATTTCAAATATTTAAGGATAATTTAAAATTCATTGATGAGCACAATGCTCAAAATCACAGTTATAGAGTTGGGTTGAACGAGTTTGCAGATATCACTAATGAAGAATATCGTATGAATTTTTGCACGAGGACTAGTAGTATTAAAAATAAGATCATCAGCAGTGAACGATATGCTTATAAGATAGATGATAGTGAGATATTGCCTGCGTCTGTTGATTGGAGATGGGCTTTTGGTCCTATCAAAAAGCAAGGAAGTTGTG GAGCTTGTTGGGCGTATTCCGTAGTAGCAGCAATGGAAGCGATTAACAAGATAGTGACAGGGAAGTTTGTGAATCTGTCTGTACAAGAGCTTGTGGACTGTGATAGAAAATTTAATAAAGGGTGCAAAGGTGGTTTCATGGGCCATGCCTTCGAGTTCATCATTGAAAATGGTGGTCTTGACTCAGAGGAAGACTATCCAAACCAAGAACGTGAAGGCAAATGTGATCAAGCAAAA aaaaataCCAAGGTAGTGAGTATTGATGGATATGAGAATGTTACAAGATATAATGAAAATGCATTAAAGAAAGCTATGGCTCATCAACCTGTCACCGTTGCTTTTGAGGCTTCTGGAAGGGCTTTGCAGCTCTATCAATCT ggTGTATTTAGTGGTAATTGTGGGACAAGCTTAGATCATGGTGTGGTGGTTGTTGGATATGGTTCTGAAAATGGTATAGATTATTGGTTGGTGAGAAACTCATGGGGCACTAACTGGGGTGAAAATGGTTACTTCAAGATAGAGCGTAATTATAGATACAACAGAGGAGGCAAGTGTGGCATCGCAATGTTCCCTGCATACCCAGTGAAGCATGCTCAAAACTCTGCAATTACTAAGTTAGCTGATGAAAAAATTCAAGTGCTTGTTACCAGTGTTTGA